A window of Kribbella voronezhensis genomic DNA:
CCGTCAGCCTGGTCGCCGAGGAACGAACCCTCAAAGGCTCCTATCTCGGCTCGGCCGTCCCCAGCCGGGACATCCCTCGCTACATCGCCCTGTACCGCGCCGGCCGCCTCCCGGTCGACCGGCTGCTCTCGGCCACGGTCGGTCTCGACGATCTCAACGAAGCCTTCGACACCCTCGCAGCCGGTACCGCGATCAGGCAGGTGCTGGTCCTCTGACCGGCCGTGGTGACGGTCAGCCGTACGCCGACCGCCACCACCGCTCACGCAGTACTAGTTGTTGTCGATGAAGGTCCGGGCGAGTTCCTGACCGCGGGAGACGGCCAGGTTGTGGTCCTCGATCGGGTTGATGGTCGAGTTCTTGAAGACGATGTAGGTGACGCCGGAGTCCGTGCCGCCGTTGCTCGGGTCGGGGTTGATGCCGAGCTGGTTCGCCGCGGCGTACGACGCCTCGCCGATGATGTCCTCGGGTCCGGTGTCACCGACGACCGCATAGGTGACCTGGTTGTTGTAGATCACCGCGACCACACCGCCGCCGTCGATCTGGAAGTTGCGGTAGTCCCAGGTGCTGCTGGGGCTCGGCACCACGACGTACGGGAGTTGGGCCGCGTTCAGCGGCTGGTCGCTCGAGGTGTGGAAGGCCGTGTCGGGCAGGAAGCAGCAGTCGGTGTTCTCGTTGCACTGCGACGTACGGATGCCGTCGCAGTCGATGTCCATGTCGGCTTTCCAGAAGACCGCGCCGTTCTTGCCGCAGACCGGGATGGTCCGGCCGAGTTCCTCATCGGTCTTGTAGGTGCCGTTGGAGATCTGGCTGCAGGTGCTCACCTTGGCGAGCAGTTCGGCCGCGGTGGGGGCGCCACCACTCCCGCCGCCGGAGTCCGTGACGGTCAGCGAGTCGAGGTTCGGGCCGCCGTTGGCGGTCGTCGCGGTGGCCTTGATCGTGTGCGAACCGGCCGACAGGTTCGTGTTCACCGTGGTCGTCTTCCAGGTGGTCCACACGCTGGTGCCGGCGAACTGCGGTGTCGCGACCGTGCTGCCGTCGACGGCGATCGTCATCGGGCGGCTCACGGTCGTGCCGTTGGAGTACCGGAAGGCCAGTGCGGCGCTGCCGGCGGTTCCGACGTTCACCGTGAACGTGACCGACGAGCCGGTCACGTTGTCGTAGTTGACGAACCCGGTGCCGGTGTAGCCGGCGTGGTTCGACTCGACCACTCCCTGGCTGCGGGCGGCGTTCTCTGCCTGGTACGTCGTGGTCGCGGCGGACGCCGGGGACGTGATGGCCGGCACCAGCAACAGGCTGCCGACGACTGCGAGGACGAGTGCGAGGGGGCGGAACTTACGCATCGTTCACCTCTCCATATAGTTAGGAAACTTTCCTAACTGTCAGACCCCGGCTGTGCTCCGTCAAGAGTTCGCGACGATCTGTGGTTCCGGAACTGGAAAGGGTTTGCCGAGCAAGCAAACGTTAAATTGAGATGAAACCGTATACACGACGGCAACGGTCGGGCAGGCTACGGAAAGTGCGCGGGAGCGCACGACAAGTGAGGCTAGCCCGCCGTGCCGCCCCCGCCACGGCGCGCTAGGAGTCCCTGAGGAGGACCCCTGATGCAGAGCAGGTTCCGCCGAACCGGTGCGCTCGTAGGCGCCGGTGCCGTGGTTTTCGGTGCGCTGGCGATCGTCGCCGGAAACCAGGCAGACGCACAGCTCGGGCCGGCACCGGTCCCGCTGGACCAGATGCTCGGCCAGCAGCTCGCCGGCCGGCCGCTCCAGGGCAAGGCCGCGCTGGCCAAGCTGCAGCCACGACTCGCCGAGCTGGCCGAACGCAACGGTCTGGCCGAGGTGCAGCTGCAGCGGATCCTGGCCGGAGACCGGACCAGCTGGCTCGACAAGGACGGCAAGTTGTTCTTCAAGGAGCCGGTCGCCACCGCCAAGGAGAAGACCGCCGCCTCCAAGTCGAAGGTCTCGAAGCGGACGCTCGCGGCAGCCGCGGCCGGGCCGGCGTTCGAGCTGCACAGCAAGGCCGGTTCGAACCGGGTGATCTACCTGGACTTCGACGGTCACACGGTCACCAACACCGCCTGGAACACCAATGGCAAACCGGCCACCGTGAACATCACGCCGTACGACACCGACGGCAATCCGAACAACTGGAGCACCACCGAGCAGAACGTCGTCCGCGAGGTCTGGGCCCGGGTGGCCGAGGACTACGCGCCGTTCGACGTCGACGTGACCACACAAGCGCCGGCCGAGTCCGCGATCGACCGCTCGGGCTCGTCCGATCAGCAGTACGGGACGCGCGTCGTCATCGACCCGACCAGTTGGTACCAGTCCGGGTGCGGCTGTGGCGGTGTCGCGTACGTCGGCGTCTACGACTCGACGAGCCAGCACGCGTACTACCAGCCGGCCCTGGTCTTCACGAAGGGTGTCGGCACCGGCGCGAAGAACATCGCGGAGGCCGCCTCGCACGAAGCCGGCCACAACGTCGGACTCAGTCACGACGGTACTGCGTCGGTCGGCTACTACGCGGGTCACAACGCGTGGGCCCCGATCATGGGGGTCGGCTACTCCAAGGCGATCAGCCAGTGGAGCAAAGGCGAGTACGCCGGCGCCAACAACAAGGAAGACGACTTCGCGGTGATCGGCCAGAACGGCCTGGCGCTGCGGGCCGACGATCACGGAAACGGCACCACCGATGCTACCGCCCTGAGCCTCGGCGCCACCGTCAACGGGATCTACGCCAGCGACGCCGATGTCGACACCTTCCGGATCGACCTGTCGGCCGGCACGTTCACCTTCGCCGCGAACTCGGCGGCCGTCGGCGGCGACCTGGACATCAAGCTCCAGTTGCTGAACTCGGCCGGCACGGTGGTCGCCACCGCCGACCCGGCGTCCGGCCAGTCCAACGCCGGTACGCCGACCGGCCTGAGCGCGAGCGTCCGCCAGCAGGTGGCCGCGGGTCGCTACTACCTGCGCGTCGACAACACCGGGTACGGAGACCCGCTGAACACCGGCTACTCCACCTACGGCAGCCGGGGTGCCTACTCGGTCCGCGTCACCGCCGGCTAGCCGGTACGACGTCTTGCGCGGGTTGCTGCTTTTCCCTGGGGGAAGCAGCAACCCGCAGTTGACCCACGGGGGAGTGGAAGCGCTGGGGGGAATCCTTGAGGAGGATTCCGGATGAGTTCGAAATACCGCCGTACCGGTGCGCTCGTTGGCGCCGGCGCCCTTGTCTTCGCCGCCTTGGCAGTTGCTACTGGCAACCAGGCTGACGCGCAACAGACGCCGCTCGATCAATTGCTCGGTCGGCCCACGCCGGGCCAGGCGGCGCTTACCAAGGTTCAGGGCCGATTGGCAGACGTTGCCCGGCGCAACGGCTTGAGCGAACAGAAGTTGCGCGACACGCTGGCCGCCGACAAGACCAGTTGGCTGGACGCGCAGGGACGCTTGTTCTTTCGTGAACCAGGCTTGACCAACGCCCAGAAGGCACCGGAGGCTTCGCCCCGCTGGGCGTCCGAGTCGGTCGATGCCGCGACTGGGCCGGCCTTCGAGTTGCACAGCAAGCCGGGTTCGAACCGCGTGCTGTACCTGGACTTCGACGGCCACACGATCACCGGGACCGCGTGGAACTCGTCCCAGAGTGTCGATCCGGTGAACGTCACGGCGTACGACACGGACGGGGACCCGGCGAGCTTCAGCACCGCCGAGCAGGACGTCGTACACGAGGTGTGGGCGCGGGTCGCGGAGGACTACGCCCCCTTCGATGTCGACGTGACGACGCAGGACCCCGGGCAGGACGCGATCAACCGGACCGACGCTGCCGATCAGCGGTTCGGGACGCGGGTGGTGATCGATCCGACCGGTTGGTACCAGTCCGGGTGTGGCTGTGGTGGGGTCGCGTACATCGGTGTCTACGACACGACCGGCAACCACGACTACTACCAACCGGCGCTCGTCTTCACCAAGGGCGTCGGCACCGGCGCCAAGAACCTCGCCGAAGCAGCCTCCCACGAGGCCGGCCACAACGTCGGGCTCAACCACGACGGCACCGCGTCGGTCGGCTACTACGAGGGCCACGGCTCCTGGGCGCCGATCATGGGGGTCGGCTACTACCGTGGTATCAGCCAGTGGAGCAAGGGCGAGTACTCCGGCGCGAACAACACCGAGGACGACTACGCCGTCATCGGCACCCATGGTCTGGCGCTCCGCACGGACGAGGTCGGCGACAGCACTGGGGCTGCTGCCGCTCTCGCCGTCGGAGCGACCGCAACCGGTGTGATCGCCGCCGAGTCCGACGTCGACGTCTACAAGGTCGACATCGGTGCC
This region includes:
- a CDS encoding glycoside hydrolase family 75 protein encodes the protein MRKFRPLALVLAVVGSLLLVPAITSPASAATTTYQAENAARSQGVVESNHAGYTGTGFVNYDNVTGSSVTFTVNVGTAGSAALAFRYSNGTTVSRPMTIAVDGSTVATPQFAGTSVWTTWKTTTVNTNLSAGSHTIKATATTANGGPNLDSLTVTDSGGGSGGAPTAAELLAKVSTCSQISNGTYKTDEELGRTIPVCGKNGAVFWKADMDIDCDGIRTSQCNENTDCCFLPDTAFHTSSDQPLNAAQLPYVVVPSPSSTWDYRNFQIDGGGVVAVIYNNQVTYAVVGDTGPEDIIGEASYAAANQLGINPDPSNGGTDSGVTYIVFKNSTINPIEDHNLAVSRGQELARTFIDNN
- a CDS encoding pre-peptidase C-terminal domain-containing protein, whose protein sequence is MQSRFRRTGALVGAGAVVFGALAIVAGNQADAQLGPAPVPLDQMLGQQLAGRPLQGKAALAKLQPRLAELAERNGLAEVQLQRILAGDRTSWLDKDGKLFFKEPVATAKEKTAASKSKVSKRTLAAAAAGPAFELHSKAGSNRVIYLDFDGHTVTNTAWNTNGKPATVNITPYDTDGNPNNWSTTEQNVVREVWARVAEDYAPFDVDVTTQAPAESAIDRSGSSDQQYGTRVVIDPTSWYQSGCGCGGVAYVGVYDSTSQHAYYQPALVFTKGVGTGAKNIAEAASHEAGHNVGLSHDGTASVGYYAGHNAWAPIMGVGYSKAISQWSKGEYAGANNKEDDFAVIGQNGLALRADDHGNGTTDATALSLGATVNGIYASDADVDTFRIDLSAGTFTFAANSAAVGGDLDIKLQLLNSAGTVVATADPASGQSNAGTPTGLSASVRQQVAAGRYYLRVDNTGYGDPLNTGYSTYGSRGAYSVRVTAG
- a CDS encoding pre-peptidase C-terminal domain-containing protein, which produces MSSKYRRTGALVGAGALVFAALAVATGNQADAQQTPLDQLLGRPTPGQAALTKVQGRLADVARRNGLSEQKLRDTLAADKTSWLDAQGRLFFREPGLTNAQKAPEASPRWASESVDAATGPAFELHSKPGSNRVLYLDFDGHTITGTAWNSSQSVDPVNVTAYDTDGDPASFSTAEQDVVHEVWARVAEDYAPFDVDVTTQDPGQDAINRTDAADQRFGTRVVIDPTGWYQSGCGCGGVAYIGVYDTTGNHDYYQPALVFTKGVGTGAKNLAEAASHEAGHNVGLNHDGTASVGYYEGHGSWAPIMGVGYYRGISQWSKGEYSGANNTEDDYAVIGTHGLALRTDEVGDSTGAAAALAVGATATGVIAAESDVDVYKVDIGAAGNYTATASAAALGGDLDIKLDLLDSSGAVITSADPASGQSDAGTPTGLGATLSSNLQPGTYYLRVDNTGYGNPLSDGYSTYGSRGAYSLAVNLT